TGAATATTACCGGGAAGGGTTACAATTCAATATGTCAGAACTAGCCGAGAAAGGCGATTTTGATTTTGTTTTGGCAAAATCAACACTTGAATTTAAGCAATCTGCTTTTTTACATGATCTGCTAAACATTTGGTGCCGGACCAAAAAGATCGGCCGGACAAGCATAACAAAAGAATTTGTGATTACGAGGGAAGGAGAAAACGAGGCAATTTTGAATGCAGAAGTCGTGTATGTAAGCATTAATCCAAAAACATTGAAGCCACAGCCTGTTCCCGATTTTGTCCGGGAACGAATTGCAGAATTAGAGAAAAGGGATTTTTCAAAGTAAGAAAAGAATTTGGCAAAAACACATTATTTTCCAAAAATTGTAAAGAAAATGTTATCTTTTGGACATTCGTTCGACACTTTCATTTGATACACTAAGTGAAATTCGTTTAAGTGCGTGTTCAAAGGGGCTGAATCAGACGCAAGCAGATCGAGGCAAGGATTGCGATTAAAGAGATGCGCCGCGGATTTTCAGTGCTTTTTTGAACAAGCTCTTTAAGGGAGGCCATTCCCATGGAGAAACCAAGCCGGAAAAGGCTTACGATTGAAAAATGCCTTTCTCATTTGGATATGTTAAACGCTGATGCAAAAACAAAGCAAATTGTTTACATGTACATGGCTGAACTTTATCAAAAAGCCTATGATGAAGGATTTAGACAAGGCCAATATGATAACAGGAAAAAGATGAATTAATATACGGGAGAAAAACGACAGAGCATGTGGATTCTGTCGTTTTTTTGTATTTCGGAAAATATCCCTTCCTATTGCGTGAACGTGATGATTGGAGGTTTTTCAAGGAATGGGAGAAGGTTTTTTGTATCATTGGTCAACTCCTTCCCCGCCTGAGAACCGAGCGCCTCTTGCAATACGTCTAAATTTTCAAACTCCAACTCAACAATCAAATAAAGGTTTAGATCAGAGTTTCGGGTGTTAACGACTCGATGAATGGAACTTCCAATGATATTTGGAAGCTTTTCGGCGATTGGAATATGTACGCTAAAGTAGTGATTTTCAAATCCTTCCTTATCTTTAGGTTCCTCATACATGACGATCATTTTTGCCATCTTGAACATCCTTCCTTTCTTAACATCGTTTTGGATTTAATTTTACATGAATTCTTTAAAAAAGTATATGAAATTGTTCAAATATTGAAACATTATTATTAAATGGGCTTTCTTTTTTACACGAATGCTTTGTCCCCATCACAAATAAATATATGAAAAATAGAGCATTCTATAGTAAACAGTTAAGATTAGCCAGTTTCCAGATGTGAGTTCCATTCCCTTTTTCTCAAGTCGT
This Pueribacillus theae DNA region includes the following protein-coding sequences:
- a CDS encoding acyl-CoA thioesterase, giving the protein MEGYHYYYPLRVRYSEIDGQKIVFNAHYMTYIDCAVSEYYREGLQFNMSELAEKGDFDFVLAKSTLEFKQSAFLHDLLNIWCRTKKIGRTSITKEFVITREGENEAILNAEVVYVSINPKTLKPQPVPDFVRERIAELEKRDFSK
- a CDS encoding EthD family reductase — its product is MAKMIVMYEEPKDKEGFENHYFSVHIPIAEKLPNIIGSSIHRVVNTRNSDLNLYLIVELEFENLDVLQEALGSQAGKELTNDTKNLLPFLEKPPIITFTQ